CCGGCCGGCTGCTCGACCTGCTGGAGGACTTCCGGTTCGGCGACGACGAGCTCGAGGCCCTGCGGGCGCAGGGGGTCGTGGACGAACGCACCTGCCGCTGGCTGCGCGACTTCCGGTTCACCGGGGACGTCGACGGCTACCGGGAGGGAGACGTCTACTACCCCGGCTCACCTGTGCTGACCGTCAGCGGGACGTTCGCCGAGTGCGCGCTGCTCGAGACGCTCGTGCTGTCGGTGCTCAACCACGACAGCGCCGTCGCCGCCGCAGCCGCCCGGATGGTCGTGGCCGCCGGCGACCGCCCGGTCATCGAGATGGGGTCGCGGCGCACCCACGAGGAGTCCGCGGTCGCCGCCGCCCGGGCCGCCTACCTGGCCGGGTTCGCCTCGACGTCCAACCTCGCCGCCGGGGCCCGCTACGGCGTCCCCACCGCCGGAACGGTCGCGCACTCCTTCGTCCTGCTGCACGACTCCGAGACCGACGCGTTCCGTGCCGCGGTCCGGGCCCAGGGCGCGCAGACCACCCTGCTCGTGGACACCTACGACACCCGCGAGGGCATCCGGCGCGCCGTCGAGGTGGCCGGTCCCGACCTCGGGGCCATCCGCATCGACTCCGGCGACCTCGCCGTGGTCGCCCACCAGGCCCGGGCCCAGCTCGACGAGCTCGGCGCGCACCGGACCCGCATCGTCGTGTCCGGCGACCTCGACGAGTACGCGATCGCCGCGCTGGCCGCCGCGCCCGTGGACGCCTACGGTGCGGGCACGTCGGTGGTCACCGGGTCCGGCGTGCCGACGGCCGGGATGGTCTACAAGCTCGTCGAGGTCGACGGCCGGCCGGTGGCGAAACGGTCGTTGAGCAAGGCGACCCAGGGTGGGCGCAAGGTCGCCGTGCGCCGCCACCGTCCCAGCGGCACCTCCACCGAGGAGGTGCTGCGCTCCCAGGCCCGTCCGGAGCCGCGTCCCGGTGACCGGGACCTGCAGGTACCCCTGGTGCGCAAGGGGGCACGGGTCGACGACGGGCACGACCTGCGCGCCGCCCGGGAGTTTCACCGCACCGCCCGGGTGGCGCTCCCGTGGGACGGGATCAAGCTGTCCCGCGGCGAGCCGGCGATCCCGACGACGCTGATCCCAGCCCCGCAACAGTGAGCACGCAGCAGTGAGGAGCAGACCGTGACCGCTCAGAGCGCAGGCACCGCCGGGCTGTACGGGCCCGGGACGGCGCTCGTCGTCGTCGACGTGCAGGTCGACTTCGCCGACCCCAGCGGCAGCCTGTACGTCGCCGGTGGCGAGGACGTCGTCCCGGTGGTCAACGAGCACGTCGCCGCCGCGCGCGCGGCCGGCTCCCCCGTCGTCTACACCCAGGACTGGCACCCGCCGCACACACCGCACTTCGCCACCGACGGCGGCGTGTGGCCGGTGCACTGCGTGCGGGACACCCCCGGGGCCGAGCTGCACCCCGACCTGGACGTCGACGGCCCGGTCGTGCGCAAGGGCACCGGTGGCGAGGACGGGTACTCGGGGTTCTCGGTGCGCGACCCGGTCTCGGGCGAGACGTCCGCGACCCGGCTCGGGTCCATCCTGGCCGAGCAGGACGTGCGGCGGATCGTCGTCGTCGGGCTGGCCGGGGACGTCTGCGTCAAGGAGACCGTGCTCGACGGTCGCCGGCTCGGCTACGACGTCGTCGTGCCGCTGGAGGGCACCCGGTTCGTCGAGGTGTCGCCCGGCGACGGCGAGCGCGCCGTCCAGGAGATGCGCGCCGCCGGGGCTGACGTTCGTGGTGCGGCGGCGCTCTAGCGCTCCGCCGCACCACCGTTCTGGCCGGAGGCGGCCGGCGGGAGCACACGCTCCCACCGGCCGCCTCGTGCGTCCGACGACCGCGTCAGACGCGACCGCGTCGTCCGGTGAAGGAGAGGATCAGCCCGACGACGAGGACGGCGACGCCGAGCCAGATGAGGATCTCGCCGACGCCGGCGAAGCCGATGACGGCCAGGACGACCCCGACGATGATGAGCAGCAGCCAGAGCGACACGGTTACCTCCCGGAGAGTTGGACAGCCCCGTACGCCGGCGAGCGTCCCACCTGCTCCGGGCCTGCGCACCTTGACCGTGGACGACCGTCGCTCAGCCCTGCGGACCTCGGCCCGACCAGGACCAGGCGTAGGCGCCGTCGTCGACGGCGACGCCGCCCTCGCCGAGCTCCAGGGGCTTGAACGTGTCGACCATGACGGCGAGCTCGTCGAAGTACTCCTTGCCGAGCGCCTTCTCCACCGCACCGGGCTGCGGGCCGTGGCTGTGACCGCCCGGGTGCAGCGAGATCGAGCCCTGGCCGATACCGGACCCCTTACGGGCCTCGTAGTCGCCGCCGCAGTAGAACATCACCTCGTCGCTGTCGACGTTCGAGTGGTAGTAGGGCACCGGGACCGCCAGCGGGTGGTAGTCCACCTTGCGGGGCACGAAGTTGCACACG
This DNA window, taken from Kineosporiaceae bacterium SCSIO 59966, encodes the following:
- a CDS encoding isochorismatase family protein, with amino-acid sequence MYGPGTALVVVDVQVDFADPSGSLYVAGGEDVVPVVNEHVAAARAAGSPVVYTQDWHPPHTPHFATDGGVWPVHCVRDTPGAELHPDLDVDGPVVRKGTGGEDGYSGFSVRDPVSGETSATRLGSILAEQDVRRIVVVGLAGDVCVKETVLDGRRLGYDVVVPLEGTRFVEVSPGDGERAVQEMRAAGADVRGAAAL
- a CDS encoding nicotinate phosphoribosyltransferase, which codes for MTTDHSSALLTDRYELTMVQAALEAGTAERHCVFETFARRLPDTRRFGVVAGTGRLLDLLEDFRFGDDELEALRAQGVVDERTCRWLRDFRFTGDVDGYREGDVYYPGSPVLTVSGTFAECALLETLVLSVLNHDSAVAAAAARMVVAAGDRPVIEMGSRRTHEESAVAAARAAYLAGFASTSNLAAGARYGVPTAGTVAHSFVLLHDSETDAFRAAVRAQGAQTTLLVDTYDTREGIRRAVEVAGPDLGAIRIDSGDLAVVAHQARAQLDELGAHRTRIVVSGDLDEYAIAALAAAPVDAYGAGTSVVTGSGVPTAGMVYKLVEVDGRPVAKRSLSKATQGGRKVAVRRHRPSGTSTEEVLRSQARPEPRPGDRDLQVPLVRKGARVDDGHDLRAAREFHRTARVALPWDGIKLSRGEPAIPTTLIPAPQQ